In Populus trichocarpa isolate Nisqually-1 chromosome 12, P.trichocarpa_v4.1, whole genome shotgun sequence, a genomic segment contains:
- the LOC7496432 gene encoding uncharacterized protein LOC7496432 isoform X2, whose product MEVTAGVAAASRGSLSRKEWRAVTEQQHRNGGGGEEVNLERSKLGQSDERTIYEHGREPVDVDFCSITVDGGLDDDILQQRIHSIARQREELQHMETELRAQVIAGSEIMEIQKSFHAQIKEREDAAAKLQEQLHERGQTIHDLERRMEEKDRELHAIKLDNEAAWAKEDLLREQNKELATFRREHDHSEAERAQHIQQLHDLQEHFQDKERQILELQEQHRVDQETVYLKDEQLKVWIARVQEMDALHSNANHSLQAELRDRTEQYNQLWLGCQRQFAEMERVHLHTVQQLQFELADARERSGSYADESHLSQSNTKDESNFIQNNGNQLDVNGTAASIASNGELSNGNADNAQSFASTGNAHQTNHVAGVPMAPTSLLGMPTYLPPGQVTALHPFILHQQGIPHSMASHVPQSHAGHFHSVPAMSSVPHWQNGQAVTESAQLPAQNQLASSEVDHNLMSSDGKYDYERSVNGHEFHPDYLDVHISQGAEPDSVISSSTGESQVIESIDRGYLVNPQPEQSLQEISSQFNDALRLNPPERNTETKDQNVLNFNNHGQALMEEQASSAASASLSETSTHSVNVNETTINNGTAAVSTKALISSEQTNMVTGGKTSETPLLDERSLLTCIVRTIPAGGQIRINSTLPNRLGKMLSPLHWHDYKKKYGKLEDFVGGHPELFLIEGDFIQLREGAQEMIAATAAVAKVAAAVAASSPYSSFLPSVAVTPMAQSHRLKKVPSIESKFSNGVNFGVAGGISNVKFLSKSKDSQELNVPDSDRSSVSSTQSKGSIHGTSNSIYTGKQQSRTTGAALTSRR is encoded by the exons ATGGAGGTGACTGCCGGAGTAGCGGCAGCCTCACGAGGTTCGTTGTCGAGGAAGGAGTGGCGAGCGGTTACGGAGCAGCAGCATAgaaatggtggtggtggggaAGAGGTG AATTTGGAACGTTCAAAGTTGGGGCAATCAGATGAGAGAACAATATATGAG CATGGAAGAGAGCCTGTTGATGTGGACTTCTGTTCGATCACAGTTGATGGGGGTTTAGATGATGACATCTTGCAGCAGCGAATTCACAGCATTGCTAGACAAAGAGAAGAGTTGCAACACATGGAGACTGAGCTCAGAGCTCAAGTGATTGCGGGGTCTGAGATCATGGAAATACAGAAAAGCTTCCATGCACAAATCAAAGAACGTGAAGATGCTGCTGCAAAGCTTCAG GAACAACTGCATGAAAGGGGACAGACCATACATGACTTGGaaaggagaatggaagaaaaagATAGAGAACTGCATGCAATTAAATTAGATAATGAAGCG GCCTGGGCTAAAGAGGATCTTCTCAGGGAACAAAATAAAGAACTGGCAACATTTAG AAGAGAGCATGATCATTCTGAAGCTGAAAGGGCACAGCATATACAGCAATTGCACGACCTTCAAGAACATTTTCAAGACAAGGAAAGGCAGATTCTAGAGTTGCAGGAACAG CATAGGGTTGATCAGGAGACTGTATATTTGAAGGATGAACAATTGAAAGTTTGGATCGCACGTGTTCAGGAGATGGATGCCTTGCATTCTAATGCCAACCATTCCTTACAAGCTGAATTGAGAGACCGCACAGAGCAGTATAATCAGCTTTGGCTTGGCTGTCAACGACAG TTTGCAGAGATGGAGAGAGTTCATCTACATACTGTACAACAGCTTCAGTTTGAACTAGCTGATGCCAGAGAAAGGAGTGGATCCTATGCAGACGAGTCACACCTATCTCAATCAAACACAAAGGATGAATCAAACTTTATTCAGAACAATGGTAACCAACTTGATGTAAATGGAACTGCTGCATCCATTGCTAGTAATGGAGAACTGTCAAATGGGAATGCGGACAATGCTCAGTCTTTTGCGTCAACTGGAAATGCACATCAG ACCAACCATGTTGCTGGTGTTCCAATGGCTCCAACATCCTTACTCGGGATGCCTACCTACCTTCCACCTGGGCAGGTGACTGCACTGCACCCATTCATTCTGCATCAACAGGGGATTCCCCATTCTATGGCATCTCATGTTCCCCAATCTCATGCTGGACATTTTCACTCAGTACCTGCAATGTCATCTGTCCCGCACTGGCAGAATGGGCAG gcTGTAACAGAGAGTGCACAATTACCTGCACAGAATCAACTTGCATCATCTGAAGTTGATCATAACCTCATGAGTTCAGATGGGAAGTATGACTATGAAAGGTCTGTTAATGGCCACGAGTTTCATCCAGACTATCTAGATGTTCACATCAGTCAAGGAGCAGAGCCAGATTCTGTAATCTCATCATCCACAGGGGAATCACAG GTTATTGAGTCGATTGACAGGGGTTACTTGGTCAATCCCCAACCTGAGCAGAGCTTGCAAGAGATTTCTTCCCAATTTAATGATGCCTTGAGATTGAATCCTCCTGAACGGAATACTGAAACGAAG GATCAAAATGTTTTGAACTTTAATAACCATGGCCAAGCTTTGATGGAAGAGCAGGCAAGTTCTGCTGCCAGTGCATCACTATCTGAAACATCCACGCATTCAGTTAATGTCAACGAAACCACAATCAACAATGGAACTGCTGCTGTTTCGACTAAAGCATTGATCTCATCTGAGCAGACAAATATGGTTACCGGAGGAAAAACTTCTGAGACTCCTCTCCTCGATGAAAGATCTCTGTTGACTTGCATAGTTCGCACCATTCCAGCTGGTGGCCAAATTCGGATCAATTCAACA CTACCAAATAGACTTGGCAAGATGCTTTCACCTTTGCATTGgcatgattacaagaaaaaatatggaAAGCTAGAGGACTTTGTGGGTGGTCACCCAGAA TTGTTTTTGATCGAGGGTGACTTTATCCAGCTTCGGGAAGGAGCTCAAGAAATGATAGCTGCTACAGCAGCTGTTGCTaaagttgctgctgctgttgcagcATCATCTCCTTACTCATCATTCTTGCCATCTGTGGCTGTTACTCCCATGGCACAATCTCATCGACTTAAGAAGGTTCCGTCAATTGAATCAAAGTTTTCTAATGGTGTTAATTTTGGGGTTGCTGGAGGCATATCAAATGTAAAATTTTTGAGCAAATCAAAAGATTCTCAAGAACTAAATGTGCCAGATTCTGATAGATCCAGCGTAAGCAGTACTCAAAGCAAGGGCTCAATTCATGGGACATCTAACTCAATTTATACTGGAAAACAGCAGAGCAG GACAACTGGAGCTGCATTAACTTCTAGAAGATAG
- the LOC7496432 gene encoding uncharacterized protein LOC7496432 isoform X1: protein MEVTAGVAAASRGSLSRKEWRAVTEQQHRNGGGGEEVNLERSKLGQSDERTIYEVQHGREPVDVDFCSITVDGGLDDDILQQRIHSIARQREELQHMETELRAQVIAGSEIMEIQKSFHAQIKEREDAAAKLQEQLHERGQTIHDLERRMEEKDRELHAIKLDNEAAWAKEDLLREQNKELATFRREHDHSEAERAQHIQQLHDLQEHFQDKERQILELQEQHRVDQETVYLKDEQLKVWIARVQEMDALHSNANHSLQAELRDRTEQYNQLWLGCQRQFAEMERVHLHTVQQLQFELADARERSGSYADESHLSQSNTKDESNFIQNNGNQLDVNGTAASIASNGELSNGNADNAQSFASTGNAHQTNHVAGVPMAPTSLLGMPTYLPPGQVTALHPFILHQQGIPHSMASHVPQSHAGHFHSVPAMSSVPHWQNGQAVTESAQLPAQNQLASSEVDHNLMSSDGKYDYERSVNGHEFHPDYLDVHISQGAEPDSVISSSTGESQVIESIDRGYLVNPQPEQSLQEISSQFNDALRLNPPERNTETKDQNVLNFNNHGQALMEEQASSAASASLSETSTHSVNVNETTINNGTAAVSTKALISSEQTNMVTGGKTSETPLLDERSLLTCIVRTIPAGGQIRINSTLPNRLGKMLSPLHWHDYKKKYGKLEDFVGGHPELFLIEGDFIQLREGAQEMIAATAAVAKVAAAVAASSPYSSFLPSVAVTPMAQSHRLKKVPSIESKFSNGVNFGVAGGISNVKFLSKSKDSQELNVPDSDRSSVSSTQSKGSIHGTSNSIYTGKQQSRTTGAALTSRR, encoded by the exons ATGGAGGTGACTGCCGGAGTAGCGGCAGCCTCACGAGGTTCGTTGTCGAGGAAGGAGTGGCGAGCGGTTACGGAGCAGCAGCATAgaaatggtggtggtggggaAGAGGTG AATTTGGAACGTTCAAAGTTGGGGCAATCAGATGAGAGAACAATATATGAG GTGCAGCATGGAAGAGAGCCTGTTGATGTGGACTTCTGTTCGATCACAGTTGATGGGGGTTTAGATGATGACATCTTGCAGCAGCGAATTCACAGCATTGCTAGACAAAGAGAAGAGTTGCAACACATGGAGACTGAGCTCAGAGCTCAAGTGATTGCGGGGTCTGAGATCATGGAAATACAGAAAAGCTTCCATGCACAAATCAAAGAACGTGAAGATGCTGCTGCAAAGCTTCAG GAACAACTGCATGAAAGGGGACAGACCATACATGACTTGGaaaggagaatggaagaaaaagATAGAGAACTGCATGCAATTAAATTAGATAATGAAGCG GCCTGGGCTAAAGAGGATCTTCTCAGGGAACAAAATAAAGAACTGGCAACATTTAG AAGAGAGCATGATCATTCTGAAGCTGAAAGGGCACAGCATATACAGCAATTGCACGACCTTCAAGAACATTTTCAAGACAAGGAAAGGCAGATTCTAGAGTTGCAGGAACAG CATAGGGTTGATCAGGAGACTGTATATTTGAAGGATGAACAATTGAAAGTTTGGATCGCACGTGTTCAGGAGATGGATGCCTTGCATTCTAATGCCAACCATTCCTTACAAGCTGAATTGAGAGACCGCACAGAGCAGTATAATCAGCTTTGGCTTGGCTGTCAACGACAG TTTGCAGAGATGGAGAGAGTTCATCTACATACTGTACAACAGCTTCAGTTTGAACTAGCTGATGCCAGAGAAAGGAGTGGATCCTATGCAGACGAGTCACACCTATCTCAATCAAACACAAAGGATGAATCAAACTTTATTCAGAACAATGGTAACCAACTTGATGTAAATGGAACTGCTGCATCCATTGCTAGTAATGGAGAACTGTCAAATGGGAATGCGGACAATGCTCAGTCTTTTGCGTCAACTGGAAATGCACATCAG ACCAACCATGTTGCTGGTGTTCCAATGGCTCCAACATCCTTACTCGGGATGCCTACCTACCTTCCACCTGGGCAGGTGACTGCACTGCACCCATTCATTCTGCATCAACAGGGGATTCCCCATTCTATGGCATCTCATGTTCCCCAATCTCATGCTGGACATTTTCACTCAGTACCTGCAATGTCATCTGTCCCGCACTGGCAGAATGGGCAG gcTGTAACAGAGAGTGCACAATTACCTGCACAGAATCAACTTGCATCATCTGAAGTTGATCATAACCTCATGAGTTCAGATGGGAAGTATGACTATGAAAGGTCTGTTAATGGCCACGAGTTTCATCCAGACTATCTAGATGTTCACATCAGTCAAGGAGCAGAGCCAGATTCTGTAATCTCATCATCCACAGGGGAATCACAG GTTATTGAGTCGATTGACAGGGGTTACTTGGTCAATCCCCAACCTGAGCAGAGCTTGCAAGAGATTTCTTCCCAATTTAATGATGCCTTGAGATTGAATCCTCCTGAACGGAATACTGAAACGAAG GATCAAAATGTTTTGAACTTTAATAACCATGGCCAAGCTTTGATGGAAGAGCAGGCAAGTTCTGCTGCCAGTGCATCACTATCTGAAACATCCACGCATTCAGTTAATGTCAACGAAACCACAATCAACAATGGAACTGCTGCTGTTTCGACTAAAGCATTGATCTCATCTGAGCAGACAAATATGGTTACCGGAGGAAAAACTTCTGAGACTCCTCTCCTCGATGAAAGATCTCTGTTGACTTGCATAGTTCGCACCATTCCAGCTGGTGGCCAAATTCGGATCAATTCAACA CTACCAAATAGACTTGGCAAGATGCTTTCACCTTTGCATTGgcatgattacaagaaaaaatatggaAAGCTAGAGGACTTTGTGGGTGGTCACCCAGAA TTGTTTTTGATCGAGGGTGACTTTATCCAGCTTCGGGAAGGAGCTCAAGAAATGATAGCTGCTACAGCAGCTGTTGCTaaagttgctgctgctgttgcagcATCATCTCCTTACTCATCATTCTTGCCATCTGTGGCTGTTACTCCCATGGCACAATCTCATCGACTTAAGAAGGTTCCGTCAATTGAATCAAAGTTTTCTAATGGTGTTAATTTTGGGGTTGCTGGAGGCATATCAAATGTAAAATTTTTGAGCAAATCAAAAGATTCTCAAGAACTAAATGTGCCAGATTCTGATAGATCCAGCGTAAGCAGTACTCAAAGCAAGGGCTCAATTCATGGGACATCTAACTCAATTTATACTGGAAAACAGCAGAGCAG GACAACTGGAGCTGCATTAACTTCTAGAAGATAG